The Humulus lupulus chromosome 4, drHumLupu1.1, whole genome shotgun sequence genome has a window encoding:
- the LOC133831256 gene encoding LEAF RUST 10 DISEASE-RESISTANCE LOCUS RECEPTOR-LIKE PROTEIN KINASE-like 2.4: MVRVLLRDTYVSITLFHIMEALSLPLFTMMITTIFHETTHGAVNTPCFSSCGNIHNITSPFRLETDPPSCVSTTLYNSNAFVLSCKNNRTILKDDGRGYYHVQAINYNNYTIRLVDSNLHKGNCSSIPTYSSLPSPFELQITFRLGERFWSANFITYQTSERVLFLSCEKKVSNSLYIDTAPCINSSKLSENPKSRFLYAVYASGFKYSDLAESCQIYQTALISSRKNDKKKKMTMSYRDIHDEFTYGFEASWLRVLQKHVKENFCYISERYNKAYCIYSYCRAIRLARNLVCRLWYVFDKRLMLPTAHLSLDFICLRWRNIVEILAPRTIIGLSFVIGLIIYKWKRRHLSIYKDIEEYLQRQNNLMPVRYSYLDIKKMTTCFKHKLGEGGFGSVYKGKLRSGHYVAIKMLSKSKTSGQDFINEVSTIGRIHHANVVRLVGFCVEGSKRALVYEFMPNGSLNNHIFIGGKERNNSLSDEKIFDISLGIARGIEYLHQGCDMQILHFDIKPHNILLDESFIPKVSDFGLARLCPIENNIVPLTTVRGTVGYIAPELFYKNIGGVSHKADVYSFGMLLMEMASRRRNLNPQTVHSSKIYFPLWVYDHIDEVKSIELKDNVNDEQEKKTKKMIMVALWCIQMKPCDRPSISKVIEMLESHIECLEMPPKPYLYPQDSYNNVIYTSGETLNTRCSSSLSYEDY, from the exons ATGGTAAGGGTTCTACTGCGTGATACATATGTTTCAATAACATTATTTCATATAATGGAAGCCCTTAGTCTTCCTCTGTTCACCATGATGATCACAACTATATTCCATGAGACCACACATGGTGCTGTTAATACTCCTTGCTTTTCATCTTGTGGAAATATCCATAATATAACCTCCCCTTTCCGACTAGAAACCGATCCACCCAGCTGTGTATCAACGACGCTCTACAACTCGAATGCTTTTGTTCTTTCTTGCAAGAATAATCGAACAATATTGAAAGATGATGGAAGAGGCTATTACCATGTTCAGGCAATCAATTACAACAACTACACAATAAGACTTGTGGATTCAAATCTCCACAAGGGAAATTGCTCCTCCATCCCTACCTATTCATCTCTCCCTTCACCATTTGAATTACAAATTACGTTTCGACTGGGTGAGAGGTTTTGGTCGGCAAATTTTATAACATATCAAACTTCAGAGCGTGTATTATTCTTGAGCTGTGAAAAGAAAGTGTCCAATTCTTTATATATAGACACAGCTCCTTGCATAAATAGCTCTAAGTTGTCTGAAAATCCCAAATCTCGGTTCTTATATGCTGTGTATGCTTCTGGCTTCAAGTATTCTGATTTGGCCGAGTCCTGCCAGATATATCAAACGGCCCTCATATCATCGAGGAAGAAtgataagaagaagaagatgactaTGTCCTACCGAGACATACACGATGAGTTCACTTATGGTTTTGAGGCTTCATGGCTCCGAGTTCTCCAAAAACATGTCAAAGAAAATTTTTGCTACATCAGTGAAAGATACAACAAGGCTTATTGTATTTATAGTTATTGCAGAGCAATAAGATTGGCACGGAATCTAGTTTGTA GGCTCTGGTATGTATTCGACAAACGTCTAATGTTACCAACTGCTCATCTTAGTCTTG ACTTTATTTGTCTTCGATGGAGAAACATTG TAGAAATTCTAGCGCCAAGAACAATAATTGGACTTTCGTTTGTGATTGGTCTTATCATCTATAAATGGAAAAGACGACATTTGTCAATATACAAGGATATTGAGGAATATCTCCAGCGACAAAACAATCTCATGCCTGTAAGATATTCATACTTAGATATTAAAAAAATGACAACATGCTTCAAGCATAAATTAGGTGAAGGAGGTTTTGGCTCTGTCTATAAAGGAAAACTTCGTAGTGGTCATTATGTAGCAATCAAGATGTTGAGTAAATCCAAAACTAGTGGACAAGACTTTATTAATGAAGTTTCTACCATTGGAAGGATTCATCATGCCAATGTGGTGCGTTTAGTAGGATTTTGTGTTGAAGGTTCAAAACGTGCCCTTGTATATGAATTCATGCCTAATGGATCATTGAATAACCATATTTTTATAGGAGGCAAAGAGCGAAATAACTCCTTAAGTGATGAGAAAATATTTGATATCTCACTGGGAATTGCCCGTGGTATCGAATATCTTCACCAAGGATGTGACATGCAAATTTTACATTTTGATATTAAGCCTCACAATATTCTTTTGGATGAAAGTTTTATTCCCAAGGTTTCAGACTTTGGTCTAGCAAGATTATGTCCTATAGAGAATAATATAGTGCCCTTAACCACAGTGAGAGGAACTGTTGGATACATAGCTCCAGAattgttttacaaaaatattggAGGAGTCTCCCACAAAGCTGATGTCTACAGTTTTGGAATGTTATTGATGGAAATGGCTAGTCGAAGGAGAAATTTGAACCCACAAACAGTTCATTCTAGCAAAATATACTTTCCTTTATGGGTGTATGACCATATAGATGAAGTGAAGAGCATTGAACTAAAAGACAACGTGAATGATGAACaagagaaaaaaacaaaaaagatgaTTATGGTAGCATTATGGTGTATACAAATGAAGCCTTGCGATCGCCCTTCAATAAGCAAAGTCATAGAGATGTTAGAGAGCCATATTGAATGCCTAGAAATGCCTCCAAAGCCCTACTTGTATCCACAAGATTCTTACAATAATGTAATTTATACTAGTGGGGAGACACTAAACACAAGATGTTCATCATCGCTTTCATACGAGGATTATTAA